CCCATGACTGCATCGGGGTTCATAATCATTTGAATGCTCATCCAAGCACCGCCGGCTAGAAAGCTAAGGCCACCGGCAAAGGCTGCTACTGCTACGACTCCGGGGGGAACTTGCCATCGGCGTACCGGCCTGGTGTTGATGGCTGGGACGATGGGGGCCGGCCGGCGAGGAGGTAATTTTGGTTTGTTTTGAGTTTGTAATTTCCGTTGCAGGTTCGTACCAAAGTCGCGTAGCTTGTTGTTCATAGCAGGTCGGTAGTCGGCAGTCTTAATCCATTAAAACTTGTTCGTAGCATTTTCCAACACTTTCCCAAGTGTAGGCGTTTTCAATCAGGCTGCGAGCGTTTTGCGAGATTTGCTGTCTGAGTTGGGGGTTTTCAAACAAGCGCACTATTGAATCAATATACTCGCTGGTGTTGTTGGCGGCGATGGCGGTGAGGCCGGTGGGTGTTTGCAGGCTGATGCCTTCTAAGCCTCGTTCGCTTGCTACCACCGGCACTCCGGTTGCCATTGCTTCGAGGGTTTTATTTTTGATGCCAAAACCTACTCGCATCGGGATAACGCAAACGGTGGCTTGATGCAGGTATTCTGCCACAGATTCAACTTTTCCTGTTACGGTTATGGCTGGATTTTTGCTGAGTTCTTTAATGGCTGGTTTTGGGTTTGTTCCGACTAGGGTTAGGTGTGTTTGCGGGTAGTTTTGTTGCACTTTGGGTAATATTTCTAGGGCTAAATATCTGGCGGCGTCTATGTTGGCTAGGTTATCCATTGCGCCGGCAAATATGAGGTTATAACCGCCTGGATCTTGGGTTCTATTGGGAAATTTTTCGAGCATTACTCCGTTAGGAATTATGCTGATCGGTATGTTTGGGTTGAGGGGTTGAATAAATTTTTTGTCTTGTTCTGTGGTGACGACGAGGTGGGAAAATTTGGCGGTGTGTCTTTTTTCGTATTGGCGCAATAGGGGTATTTGCAGCCAGTCTCTTAATGGGTTTTCGGAAATGCCGGTTTCTATTTGTGCTTTTGCTGTTGCATATATTGAACTGTGGATATTTAATATTTTTCTATTTTTCCATTCTGGACGTATATATATTTCGTTGATGCTGTGTTCACAGGTAATAATTGCATCGGGGTTTTCTGCTATATGTTGATCAATCCAGTTTTGCATGGCTGGTGAGTAATAATGGCGGACGTTTGGGGGGGTGCCGGTTGTTAAAAATTGGCCGAAGCGTTGTAGTTTGCCGGTTATTGTTTTGGGATAGTTTTGGCTTGTTCGGGGAAATTTTTTGAGGTGGGTTACTTGTTTTTTTAAGGTTTCTATGTGTTGGTTGTCTGTTGTTTCGGTTTGGGTTACTAGGGTTATTTGATGGTGGCGATTAAGGTATTTTAGGAGGTTATAGGTTCTGGTTGTGGTTCCGCCGGTTGGGGGATAGGGAAAGTTTGTGGAGATTATTATAATTTTCATGGTTTTTTTTTAACCGCAGATGAACGCAGATTAACGCGGATAGTTTTGGGCCTGGATGTTATAGTTTTTTATGATGGTGTGGCTGGTTTTTGGAGGGGTTATGCCAAAGGTTAGTGTTTGTATTCCTACTTTTAATCGGGTAGGTTTATTGCGGTTGGCGATTGAGAGTGTTGTGGGGCAATCTTATCAGGATTGGGAGTTGATTGTTTGTGATGATGGTTCTACGGATGGGACTGCGGATTTTATGGCTGGTTTGAGTAGTGATCGGCGTATTCATTATATCCGTCATTCGCACAATATTGGTAAAAGTAATAATATGCGGTCGGGTTTTGATTTGGCTAGGGGTGATTATTTTGTTAAGTTTGATGATGATGATCAATTGACTTCGGATTTTTTGGTTCGTACTTGTGAAATTTTAGATGGTTATGCTGATGTGGATTTTGTTGGCTGTGATCACTGGATTATTGATGTTAATAATTTACGTCAAGAAAACGAAACTGAGTTAAATTCTCGGAGGTGGGGACGCTCTTTTTTAAAGGCTGGTATTGTTGATGATTTGTTGGATGTTGTTTTTGTGCAGCAAAGTTTCCAAGTAGGCGCTACTCTGTTTCGGAGAGAGGTTCTACAAGCAATTAATTTTATGTTGCCTAATTTACAAAATTGCGAAGATAATGATTTATTTGTTAGGCTGGCTTTGGCGGGTAAAAAAGGCTATTTTTTGCCGGAAAGATTGATGGAATATCGTGTTCACGCCGAACAACAAGGCATTAATCGTGCTATTCCTTATTTGCAGGATAAATGCTGTTATCTACAGCGTTATTGTTTTGAGTCTTCTCGGTTGGAATTTATTAGAAAGTCTCGTTTAGCCGAAACTCAGCTTATTTTGGGGTTGCGGTTAATTGAAAGGGGAGAATCTCAAGAAGGAAGACGGTTAGTTTGGCAAGGAAAAACGTTTTCTACCCGGAAAGCTTTTTTAGGTTTGCTGCTTTCTTTTGTGCCGGTGGAATGGCGGATAAATTTTTTTGAATTGGCGAGAAAGTTGAAAAAATAAGATTATTGTATTTATAAAGTTATTGGTTTTTATAAAAATTATTAGGGATGCCCTATTAATACTAACCACGCCCAATTTTGGGGCTGGGGATATTCTTTCATGGTGGCTAACATAGCGTTTCGGAGAGACAAAGCTTTATCTCCTGTTTGGAGCCAATTATGATAGAAATCTTTAATTAAAGAAGGAGGTTTATCGAAATTGTTTTGCCACAAAGATAAAATTAAACTTAAAGCACCACTTCCTAGAAAACCGCTGGTAATCATCACTACTCCATCGCCCCATAGCTTACCGTGCGTTGTATCATACCCACTTAAAACTACTAATTCAGCATTAATTTTCTGCTGGAGAATTTCAAATAGTCTTAAAAAACCATCATTGGGGCTGGGAGTGAGGGCAATAGCACCGGCTAACCCTCCTTTATCTTCGCCTAAAATATGTGTAGCAAAGTGGATAATTTGACTAGTTGTAATTTTTGTTAAAACAGTTGTTTTGGTGGCATCTAATCCTATTAACGCTTCAGTTTCTAATAACTCAGCTACCTGGAGGGCTTCTATTTCAGCATTTGGGAGTGCGCTTAAAGAAGCATCTAATTCATCGATGGGGC
This genomic window from Ancylothrix sp. D3o contains:
- a CDS encoding glycosyltransferase family 4 protein, giving the protein MKIIIISTNFPYPPTGGTTTRTYNLLKYLNRHHQITLVTQTETTDNQHIETLKKQVTHLKKFPRTSQNYPKTITGKLQRFGQFLTTGTPPNVRHYYSPAMQNWIDQHIAENPDAIITCEHSINEIYIRPEWKNRKILNIHSSIYATAKAQIETGISENPLRDWLQIPLLRQYEKRHTAKFSHLVVTTEQDKKFIQPLNPNIPISIIPNGVMLEKFPNRTQDPGGYNLIFAGAMDNLANIDAARYLALEILPKVQQNYPQTHLTLVGTNPKPAIKELSKNPAITVTGKVESVAEYLHQATVCVIPMRVGFGIKNKTLEAMATGVPVVASERGLEGISLQTPTGLTAIAANNTSEYIDSIVRLFENPQLRQQISQNARSLIENAYTWESVGKCYEQVLMD
- a CDS encoding glycosyltransferase family 2 protein — protein: MPKVSVCIPTFNRVGLLRLAIESVVGQSYQDWELIVCDDGSTDGTADFMAGLSSDRRIHYIRHSHNIGKSNNMRSGFDLARGDYFVKFDDDDQLTSDFLVRTCEILDGYADVDFVGCDHWIIDVNNLRQENETELNSRRWGRSFLKAGIVDDLLDVVFVQQSFQVGATLFRREVLQAINFMLPNLQNCEDNDLFVRLALAGKKGYFLPERLMEYRVHAEQQGINRAIPYLQDKCCYLQRYCFESSRLEFIRKSRLAETQLILGLRLIERGESQEGRRLVWQGKTFSTRKAFLGLLLSFVPVEWRINFFELARKLKK